The genomic window GCTTCGAGGCATCAAGCAGCATAACCGGGACGTCACCCTTCCAGCCGCGCTTGCCGCCGGTGTAGTTTAACTCCGGATCGAGGTTCATAGCCTCAGCAACGAGTTCCGCGATCCGCGTGACGCTCGTCATGCTGTCCGTCCCGATATTGAGGATATGCACCCGCTCCTCGTCGACGGCCGCCTGGAGCCCGACACGCATGGCCTCGATACAATCGGAGATGTATATGTACGATTTCGTCTGGGTGCCGTCGCCCAGAATCTCTAACGCCGCCGGATTCGTGCGCAACTTCTGGATGAAATCGTAGATGACGCCGTGACCCGAACGCCGGCCGATGACATTCGCGAACCGGTAAATCCACGCCTGCAGCTCGAAGGTATAGCAGTAAGAGGCGATGAACGCTTCGCACGCGAGTTTCGATGCGCCATATAACGAGATGGGCATGGTGGGATAGTCCTCGGGCGTCGGCAACTGCTCCGCATCGCCATATACGGTAGAGGTCGAGGTAAACAGGATTCGTCGCACGCCACTCTGGCGCATCGCCTCCAGCACGTTGTAGGTCGCAATGACGTTCTGCTCCAGGTGCACGTAGGTATCCTCTGCACCCAGCCGCACTTCAGGGTTCGCTGCCAGATGCCAGACTTCCTCTACGCCTTCAAACAGCCCGGCAATCTCGTCGTGTACCAGATCGATCTGATGGAACTGGAAATTCGGTTTGCCCTGATGAGCCGCGATGAAGTGCTCGTCACCCGAACTCAGGTTATCAAGAACGATAAGCTCGTGATCATCGGCCATCAACCGGTCAACCACATGCGAGCCGATAAAACCCGCTCCACCGGTTACCAGAATTTTCATCTCTTCGTCACTCGGCCCTGGGGTACGACCCGAGCAGTTTGATCAGGGTCACCCGCGATTCTAGATTCGCCAGCACTGCTTTTATCTCTTTCTCCTCGACGTGACCCTCACAATCGATGTGGAACATGTAATCGCCCAGGGCACGCCGGGATGGTCGAGACTCGATCTTCGTGAGATTTATCCCGCGCTCAGCGAAGACGCCAAGGACGTCGTAGAGCGCTCCCGGACGGTCCTTCAGGGCGAGCAAGAGCGAGGTCTTGTCATGACCGGTCGGCGCCGTCTGCACGGCTGCGGGCGCAAGAGCAACGAATCGCGTCACGCTTGCCATATCCTGCACATCCTCCATGAGTATGGTAAGCTGGTACTTTCGTGCGGCCTCTTCAGAAGCCAACGCGGCGATCGCGTCTAGCTCCCGGGCCAATTTCGCGGCTGCCGCTGTGCTGTCCACCGCTTGCACCTTCACGCCGCGGGACAGCAATCGTCCCCTGATGAATCGTTTGCACTGCGCGATCGCGTGCGGGTGTGAGACGACCGTCCGTATCTGGTCGAACGCGCCACGCGCGAGAAGACAGATCTTTATCGGTACCAGCACCTCGCCGGCTATCTGGACCGATCCAGCGGTACTTTCACTCGTGAGCACATCCAGGGTCTCGCCCACCGAGCCCTCAAGGGAATTCTCGATCGGCACCACGCCGTATCCGACCTCGCCACGCGCGACGCTATCCGCAACATCGAATATGGTAGGGTAAAAGAGGAGCTCTGCAGGCTCAGCCGCCGTCTTCGTCCGCGTTTTGAGCCAGAGCAACGCTGCAGTTTCTGAGAAGGTGCCCTCAGGCCCCAGTAAGCCCAGTTTCATTGGCGAGTACTTTTGTTAGGTAGTTAGACCAAACTGCTTTGCGGTTTATAAAGCTACAACGGACGATTCGCAGAGGCGCGTGCGGCATTTATATACGGCCAGCGTGTATATCCTATAGGAGAGACAAGAAAGAACGCCTTGGTAGCATAGTTGGCCAATGCGCCACCTTGGTAAGGTGGAGATCGCGGGTCCAAATCCCGCCCAGGGCTCTTATACATAAGTTTAAAGCGCCACACACCATACTTACCATATGGGCGATATGAACGAGTTTTAGCACCGCACATGCCAGAAGATGAACTCCTGTTCCCCGAGCCAGAAGCACTGATACGGGCTTTTGCCGAGGACACTAACCGGAGACGAAGAACGCCGGTGGTTAAGCGAATGCCCATGCTCCTCGCTGAGGAGTCAGAACCGCTCCAGACGATTTTGATCTGCCGCGAGCCCGATGAACGGATCCTTATACTGAAAGACTTCGCGACGGCGAAGCGGCGATAACCGTAAGGAGCATGGTGCGGGCAGTGAACCGCACTGATCGTTTCCCGTACTTTTTAAATGTAGGGAAGAACAAACGACATGATAAGCGCGGAATGAAAGAAGCGTGTAGAGGTGATAAGGGTGGAAGGTGCGCTTCGGCACTATGACTGGGCGAAGTTTGGTCTATGAGTTGCTTATAACCGTGCTTGTGCTGGCGATCCTCACCGCGGGCTGCGTGGATGATGGTGACGTTATGGGCGATGAAGATGCAACCACGTCGAGCCGCGCGGCACTGACCCTGACCACCCACACCGATCCCACTTACTACTTCTCCATAAAGAAGCCGGCTCACTGGTCCGTCACGGTAGGTGATGCGATCGTGGTAGCCGATCCCGCGGCATATGGCGCGACACACGTAAGGATCCAGCCGCTGATCTTGAGCGGCGCGTTCCGGTCAATGAATGCCGAGGCGATCGCCAACTATCTCGTGGGCGGGGCGATCGCGGAGTACGAGCAGGTTGAGTTCGAGAGCGTGCGCGAGACGAGCGATCGGATGATGCTCGAGTTGGTCACGCTCTTCACCGATGACGGTATGGCGAAGAAGGGCGTCCATACAATCTTCGTCGAGTCGCCCTACGCGATTTACACCAGCTACGAGACCAGCGAGGAGGATTTCTCTGAGCTTGAGGGGCTGTTACGCACTATTGCCTCGAGCTATGTCCAAAATACCCCGCCCGATGACGCAACTGGGTCCGGGACAACTCAGAGCACCATCGGGCCGCTGCACGAGACCGCGCAGGAAGGCAAGGTGAAGATGCGAGTGCCTGACGGCTGGAAGGTGACGGTCTTAGCCGGCTGTACCGGTCTGATCGCGGAGGATACGGCCAATCCGGCACGAGGCGTGCTATTCCTCAATTTCCTGCATGCTGACCTTAATACCGGCCTTCCACCGGGTGTTACACCCGAGAAGTATCTCACCGACTACCTGCCCCAGGATTTTACCACAGTTACAGCCATGAAAATGCTCCACTACGAGGATGTTGACATGAGTTCCCTCTCAGCAGGCGTATCCAGCGAGGTCAAAGCGATGAGAGCGTCATTCAAGAATCAGGGCGTGCCCGCGATGGGTTCATTCACGATCGGTACGCGGCAGATCGGGGGCTATTATACCACCATTGATTACCTCTGGGGGATCTACGCGCCCGCGGACCAGTTCGAGGTGGA from Methanomicrobia archaeon includes these protein-coding regions:
- the pheA gene encoding prephenate dehydratase, producing the protein MKLGLLGPEGTFSETAALLWLKTRTKTAAEPAELLFYPTIFDVADSVARGEVGYGVVPIENSLEGSVGETLDVLTSESTAGSVQIAGEVLVPIKICLLARGAFDQIRTVVSHPHAIAQCKRFIRGRLLSRGVKVQAVDSTAAAAKLARELDAIAALASEEAARKYQLTILMEDVQDMASVTRFVALAPAAVQTAPTGHDKTSLLLALKDRPGALYDVLGVFAERGINLTKIESRPSRRALGDYMFHIDCEGHVEEKEIKAVLANLESRVTLIKLLGSYPRAE
- a CDS encoding NAD-dependent epimerase/dehydratase family protein; this encodes MKILVTGGAGFIGSHVVDRLMADDHELIVLDNLSSGDEHFIAAHQGKPNFQFHQIDLVHDEIAGLFEGVEEVWHLAANPEVRLGAEDTYVHLEQNVIATYNVLEAMRQSGVRRILFTSTSTVYGDAEQLPTPEDYPTMPISLYGASKLACEAFIASYCYTFELQAWIYRFANVIGRRSGHGVIYDFIQKLRTNPAALEILGDGTQTKSYIYISDCIEAMRVGLQAAVDEERVHILNIGTDSMTSVTRIAELVAEAMNLDPELNYTGGKRGWKGDVPVMLLDASKLGALGWQQRYHSEEAVKKAIRDLLAASN